The DNA region tgcctgtatgacctccctacaatgcctgggcatgctcctgatgatgtgccgaatagtctcctgagggatctcctcccgaacctggactaaagcatctgccatctcctggacagtctgtggtgcaacgggacgttggtggatggagtgagacataatgtccaagatgtgttcaataggattcaggtctggggaatgggagggccgatagcttcaatgccttcatcttgcaggaactgctgacacactccagccacatgaggtctggcattgtcctgcattaggaggaacccagggccaaccgcaccagcatatggtctcacaaggagtctgaggatctcatctcggtacctaatggcaatcaggctacctctggcgagcacatggagggctgtgcgaccctccaaagaaatgccaccccacaccattactgacccactgccaaactggtcatgctgaaggatgttgcaggcagcagatcactctccacggcatctccagactctgtcacttctgtcacatgtgctcagtgtgaacctgctttcctctgtgaagagcacatggctccagtggcgaatttgccaatcctggtgttctgtggcaagtgccaagcgtcctgcatggtgttgggctgtgagcacaacccccatctgtggatgtcgggcactcagaccatcctcatggaaacggtttctaactgtttgtgcagacacatgcacatttgtggcctactggaggtcattttgtagggctctggcagtgctcctcctgttcctcctttcacaaaggctgaggtagcggtcctactgctgggttgttgccctccaacggccccctccacatctcctggtgtaatggcctgtctcttggtagcgccttcagcctctggacactacgctgacagaaacagcaatccttcttgccacagctcgcattgatgtgccatcctgaatgagctgcactacctgagctacttgtgtgggttgtagagtccgtctcatgctaccatgagtgtgaaagcacaaccaacattcaaaagtgaccaaaacatcagccagaaagcattgatactgaggtgGTCTGtgctccccacctgcagaaccactcctttattgagggtgccttgataattgcgaataatttccatgtgttgtttattccatttgcgcaacagcatgtaaaattgattgtcaatcagtgttgcagaagtttgatttacttggagttagattctgttgtttaagtgttcctttttatttttattaagtgtttattttttgagcagtgtatatatatatatatatatatatatatatatatatatatataattttgtgatttaagaaaatatttttacactgttgtttacttttttttgcttttttactttgtccactaTGGAATTTTGGATTTCTGCAGACTGATcacagttataaagcatagcatGCAGGAGATATTGCTGCACATGATCTAACTAGCTTTCTAGAGCCTGGTGATCTGGACGTCATCATGTCGACACAGGGTCGCTACGGCAACATTCAGCCCCTCATGATAATGTCACGGGGGGCACCAATTGGAGGGCAGAGGAGCCCCCCTctctctgcctgccttctaaatgctgcgatcgatataGGTTGCAGCATTCAGAGGGTTAAACTGGTGGGCACCGCTCCTGACAGTGAGTGCCGGGTGTCTGCTGTCATGTCAGCTGAACACCCAGCGGAGACCGTACGTGCAAAATCACTTGGACATATCCATACATCCAAGATCGGTAAGTCTAAGGTCATGAAAAGGTTAACTATGTCTCTTCTAATTCATGAAACAAAAGTTAGATATATGAGAAAGTCCCTTTAGGCTATTGAGAAATATTTCAgcattttttgcattattttaaAGAAATCTATTCGCCGATAACATGTTGTAACTGTGTAGTATCATACCTGCTTGGCTATTTGTCCATCTTTCATCTTCATCAAAGTGGGCATCACCACCGATTCTAGCACCAGGAGCATAGGCATGAGCGAGGACACGACCGGCACCATCAAATGGATTCTGATCACCATGTGCtgcaaaaaaagtacaaatttCATGTCATTGTGTTCTTgactttgatgctgcatattgaggTGCTGGTATTTTGCTGGAAAAAATACCAAATAGTTCACTGGGAACACAAGAAATCTATTATATTTTAACGTAGCTGTAATATACTGTATTATGCTTTACTTTTATGTAAAAGGATCATAACGCACTTACCTCGTGCCCGGAACTGGATGAGGATATCTGCATCTCCACGGTTCACTTTGGTGAACCTCAGAGGAGTGACTTGGCTCCAGACACCGAATGCCTTCTGGATCGAATCGTCAACCACACCGGTGGGAAGATCTGGGGTGTAATTTAGAATTCTGTACAAGAAGACAATATATCTCTTTAATGTAATAATCCTCTTTTTTTTGGACTAattcaacaaaaaaataaataaataccgtacTTGACATCTAAAATGTGATCAGTGGAGGAGGTTTACTAATCAAAACTAAGAAGAATTCTGATAGAAGCTGTGCCAAAAAACATCAGTGCAGGTCATTTTGTTTTTTGCGTATTAGTCACCATTTGCTCCATCATAATTTTCTAAACTTTTCTTTAAAAAAGAGTCATAAAGTCACAATCTCTGTATTTTTGTTTTGAGTATGTTTGTAGTTTTGGGTGGGGCAGCTCTTTAAGAAAATGTTTACAATCAATAATAAAGAAAATGAGCAGGCTGTAGCTTCCAGAAAGAGATATGCTCTTTATTGCCTATTtaggaataaataaaaaaaaaaaaaattgggccccAGCTTGTTTTCATTTGTCCTTATCCATGAACCTACCTGTAGGTTATAGAGTTTGTCTGCCATCTTGGCCTTCCATTGAAAGTAGAGAATTCTGCCACGTCAGGCATGCCACATCTTGGGGCTTTCATCATATTCATTGTGTTTGTGTCCAGCTGTCCTGTAACTTTCATCCTGAAGAATCTTTGCATTGCCTCAAGCCTTTCCGTAAATGaacttttttcctcagcgttggagGAGTAAAATTTGTTTAAATATTCCTGGGAGAAAGTCAAAGATAAAGAGACTGGTTAATGAAAAAAGAGTATACTACTTGGTATTATTTgtattgtatatgtatgtatgtatatagagcagtggacacagacaggagaggcctctgtgcaagaacaatatataggcCAGTTGCAGTCCAAAAGCGCATCATTATGCACAATTTCTCCTGGTCTCAAGGTGGACATGGACCCGATATCACTCTGTTCCCTGTACAACTGCACAGGtttcaccaatggtatgtccgcccctgtgtaTGTATTGTATAATTTTCCCCTTAAAATAAGAATTACtccaaaataagccctaacatgatTTTACAGAATTTTTCAAGTATGCTTGATTAATAAGCCCTACTTCAAAAATATGACCCAGTTACAGTCAAGGCAAGTGTTGGGGGAGGAGAGGGAAACTGGGCAATTTCACAGGGCCACACTCTCCTAGAGATCCCCACTGTTTCTAATCTGAGGTTAATACTGCTTAgggaggacctttggtgacatgacGGTCATGTGGCCATGATGTCACCAGAGGTCCTTTAACTGCAGGAGTCTAGAGAAACTTAAGAGGAGACAGGCTGCTATGTGCCttctgtgcagtgtgtgtacagtgagtatgtaaagtattcagacccatttaaatttttcactctttgtttcattgcagccgtttggtaaattcaaaatagctcatttttttctcattaatgtacactctgcaccccatcatgactAAAAGAAACAGAAAggtagaaatttttacaaatttattaaaaaagaaaaactgaaatatcacatggccataagtattcagaccctttgctcagacactcatatttaagtctcatgctgtccatttccttgtgatcctccttgagatggtcctactccttcattggagtccagctgataggacttgatctatataagacctcacagctcacagtgcatgtcagaccaaatgagaatcatgaggtcaaaggaactggccaaggagctcagagactgaattgtggcaaggcacagatctggccaaggttacaaaagaatttctgccgtATTCAAGCACAGTGGCCTCAATAATACTTAAatcgaagaagtttgggaccaccagaagtcttcctagacctggctgtccagccaaactgaaccatcatgggagaagagccttggtgagagagataaagaagaaccccaagatcactgtggctgagctccagagatgcagtaggaagatgggagaaagttccacaaagtcaactatcactgtagccctccaccagtcaggcctttatgacagagaggcccgacggaagcctctcctcagtgaaagacatataaaagcccacatagagtttgctaaaaaacacatgaaggactctcagactatgaaaaataagattctctggtctgatgagacgaatatagacctgtttggtgataattctaagcattatgtgtggagaaaaccagacactgctcatcacctgcccaatacaattccaacagtgaaacatggtggtggcagcatcatgctatgggggtgtttttcagctgcagggataggacgactggttgccattgaatgaaacatgaatgttaccaagtacagagatatcctggatgaaaacctcttccagagtgctctggacctcagacttggccgaaggttcaccttccaacaagacaatgaccctaagcacacagctaaaataacaaaggagtggcttcagaacaactctgtgaccattcttgactggcccagccagagctctgacctaaacccaactgtaaCAAGGTTtgagattcaccgcacactctaagatAGTATAAATTTGTAATAGAAATTTATTGTATAAACAATCTGGGAGCGGAACAGAATATACAGTATTTTGCGATCttttaacaacgtttcggctcaacctgagccttttTCACGTGATCGCTTCTAATGGTATCCCCAATATTCTGAAGGGGTAAGGTTTTACTGAAAAAACCTATACTAATGGGATGTGAGTATCCACCTGTTCGCCGAACACAgcagggcgcaggagcgccgcttaccATTAAGGATTctacagatacagtggggcaaaaaagtatttagtcagtcagcaatagtgcaagttccaccacttaaaaagatgagaggcgtctgtaatttacatcataggtagacctcaactatgggagacaaactgagaaaaaaaatccagaaaatcacattgtctgtttttttatcattttatttgcattttatggtggaaaataagtatttggtcagaaacaaaatttcatctgaatactttgtaatctatcctttgttggcaatgacagaggtcaaacgttttctgtaagtcttcacaaggttgccacacactgttgttggtatgttggcccattcctccatgcagatctcctctagagcagtgatgtttttggcttttcgcttggcaacacggactttcaactccctccaaaggttttctatagggttgagatctggagactggctaggccactccaggaccttgaaatgcttcttacgaagccactccttcgttgccctggcggtgtgctttggatcattgtcatgttgaaagacccagccacgtttcatcttcaatgcccttgctgatggaaggaggtttgcactcaaaatctcacgaaacatggccccattcattctttcatgtacccggatcagtcgtcctggcccctttgcagagaaacagccccaaagcatgatgtttccaccaccatgctttacagtaggtatggtgtttgatggatgcaactcagtattctttttcctccaaacacgacaagttgtgtttctaccaaacagttccagtttggtttcatcagaccaaaagacattctcccaaaactcctctggatcatccaaatgctctttagcaaacttcagacgggcctggacatgtactggcttaagcagtgggacactgtcatgattcccaatggcagggacacgggcaaaaacggactagctctaggaagatggtatctcaggtaaccgcgatgctgaacctaacacgcaaataaaagtagccagggggtgtgcctatgttttatccc from Ranitomeya variabilis isolate aRanVar5 chromosome 3, aRanVar5.hap1, whole genome shotgun sequence includes:
- the LOC143817256 gene encoding collagenase 3-like, which produces MMQVHYLVLLSLCYGALAMPRPQDDTDVSSSDQKLAEEYLNKFYSSNAEEKSSFTERLEAMQRFFRMKVTGQLDTNTMNMMKAPRCGMPDVAEFSTFNGRPRWQTNSITYRILNYTPDLPTGVVDDSIQKAFGVWSQVTPLRFTKVNRGDADILIQFRARAHGDQNPFDGAGRVLAHAYAPGARIGGDAHFDEDERWTNSQAGFNLFLVAAHEFGHSLGLNHSEDPQALMFPTYRFVNTDNYRLPQDDVNGIQSLYGRRPN